A region from the Cuculus canorus isolate bCucCan1 chromosome 14, bCucCan1.pri, whole genome shotgun sequence genome encodes:
- the MAT2B gene encoding methionine adenosyltransferase 2 subunit beta — protein sequence MVGREKELKIRFVPGRCELVQEDVRVPSRRVLITGATGLLGRAVFKEFNENNWNAVGCGYRRAQPRFEQVNLLDSAAVHGIIHDFQPHVIVHCAAERRPDVVESQPDAASQLNVAASGNLAKEAAGVGAFLIYISTDYVFDGTSPPYKETDVPNPLNLYGKTKLEGEKAVLENNEGAAVLRIPVLYGEVERLEESTVTVMFDKVQFSNKSANMDHWQQRFPTNVKDVAAVCRQLAEKRMLDPSVKGTFHWSGNEQMTKYEMACAIADAFNLPSSHLRPITDCPVVGALRPRNAQLDCSKLEMLGIGQRTPFRAGIKESLWPFLVDKRWRQTVFH from the exons ATGGTTGGCCGGGAGAAGGAGCTCAAGATCCGCTTCGTGCCGGGGCGCTGCGAGCTGGTGCAG GAAGATGTCCGTGTTCCCAGTAGGCGAGTTTTGATTACTGGTGCCACAGGACTTCTTGGCAGAGCGGTGTTTAaagaatttaatgaaaataattggaaTGCAGTTGGCTGTGGGTACAGGAGAGCTCAGCCCAGATTTGAACAGGTTAATCTTCTGGACTCTGCTGCAGTTCATGGCATTATTCATGATTTTCAG CCTCATGTTATAGTGCATTGTGCTGCGGAGAGAAGGCCAGATGTTGTAGAAAGTCAACCAGACGCTGCTTCTCAGCTCAATGTGGCTGCTTCAGGGAACTTGGCCAAAGAGGCAG ctggAGTTGGAGCATTTCTGATATACATTAGCACAGATTATGTATTTGATGGAACAAGCCCTCCTTATAAAGAGACCGACGTACCAAATCCCCTGAACTTATATGGTAAAACCAAACTGGAGGGTGAAAAGGCAGTGCTGGAAAACAATGAAG gtGCTGCAGTACTTAGGATTCCTGTTTTGTATGGAGAGGTAGAAAGACTGGAGGAAAGTACTGTAACTGTTATGTTTGATAAAGTGCAGTTCAGTAATAAATCTGCCAACATGGATCACTGGCAACAAAGATTTCCTACTAATGTCAAGGATGTAGCAGCTGTTTGCAGACAGCTagcagagaagagaatgctG GACCCATCAGTAAAAGGAACATTTCACTGGTCTGGCAATGAACAGATGACCAAGTATGAAATGGCGTGTGCAATTGCCGATGCTTTCAACCTTCCCAGCAGCCACTTGAGGCCA ATTACGGATTGTCCGGTTGTGGGTGCTCTTCGTCCAAGGAACGCTCAGCTAGACTGCTCCAAGTTGGAGATGCTGGGAATAGGTCAGAGAACACCATTTCGAGCTGGGATCAAAGAATCTCTTTGGCCTTTCCTTGTTGACAAGAGATGGAGGCAGACAGTCTTCCATTAG